The candidate division KSB1 bacterium genomic interval ACCCGACTGGGCCCACGCTCCAGGGCAGAGCCATACGAAGAGCAGGAACACCAGTCCCCTGCGCACAGCGGCCTCCAGCTGTCTTGGTTCAAGCGCCCCTTGGCTTGGTCAGAGAATTCGACGTTTCCCCACTCGCCCCTCAGCCTCAGTGCATCCAATCAAAAGCCTTCACCACCTCCAACAGGTCGTTGCTGGTAAACGTCAGCTCCCAGTCGCCCGTGCGTTTGGCGCCTGGATAGAGCGACTTTTCGTGCACCAGCTCCTCGCGTTTGAGCTTCAGCACCATGGTGTAGGGGGCTTTTAGCTTGAAGGGCTTGTACTGAGTCAGGTTCTGCAGGGCGCGCGTCACCCCTTGCCGGATCTTTTCGCGGGCCACCTCAGGGTGGAGGCATAGGGCAGCATTACCAATCCCCTCCTTGACCGCTACCGTCTCCACGTTGCCCAGGAGTTGTTTCACCTGCTCGCAGATGGCCTTGTCCCCGGCCACAAAGACTACCGGCACGTTATAGTGTCCAGCGATGAGCGCATTGAGCCCAGCTTCCGGCAACGATATGCCGTTGATGGATAGGTCGGCGATATTGCCGCTCATGGTGTGTTCCAAAAGCGCATTCGGAGTGCCGGCCTTGGCGTGATAACCGACAAAAATGACCGCGGAGAAGGTCTCATCAATTCCCTCCATCATCCCCTTGAAGCCGCCCGACCAGTCGCGCAGCAGCCTCGCTGCCGGATGCAGCTCCTCCGGCA includes:
- a CDS encoding M55 family metallopeptidase, yielding ISGVVNWEEVDRSGKDYDYFRRLMTKEASAAVEGALAAGATEILVRDSHGSARNILPEELHPAARLLRDWSGGFKGMMEGIDETFSAVIFVGYHAKAGTPNALLEHTMSGNIADLSINGISLPEAGLNALIAGHYNVPVVFVAGDKAICEQVKQLLGNVETVAVKEGIGNAALCLHPEVAREKIRQGVTRALQNLTQYKPFKLKAPYTMVLKLKREELVHEKSLYPGAKRTGDWELTFTSNDLLEVVKAFDWMH